Proteins encoded in a region of the Sugiyamaella lignohabitans strain CBS 10342 chromosome B, complete sequence genome:
- the CET1 gene encoding Cet1p (RNA 5'-triphosphatase involved in mRNA 5' capping; subunit of the mRNA capping enzyme, which is a heterotetramer composed of a Cet1p homodimer and two molecules of the guanylyltransferase Ceg1p; Cet1p also has a role in regulation of RNA pol II pausing at promoter-proximal sites; interaction between Cet1p and Ceg1p is required for Ceg1p nuclear import; mammalian enzyme is a single bifunctional polypeptide; CET1 has a paralog, CTL1, that arose from the whole genome duplication; GO_component: GO:0031533 - mRNA cap methyltransferase complex [Evidence IGI,IPI] [PMID 9710603]; GO_component: GO:0005634 - nucleus [Evidence IEA,IEA]; GO_function: GO:0016787 - hydrolase activity [Evidence IEA]; GO_function: GO:0004651 - polynucleotide 5'-phosphatase activity [Evidence IEA,IEA]; GO_function: GO:0004651 - polynucleotide 5'-phosphatase activity [Evidence IDA] [PMID 17707331]; GO_function: GO:0004651 - polynucleotide 5'-phosphatase activity [Evidence IDA] [PMID 9345280]; GO_function: GO:0016740 - transferase activity [Evidence IEA]; GO_process: GO:0006370 - 7-methylguanosine mRNA capping [Evidence IEA]; GO_process: GO:0006370 - 7-methylguanosine mRNA capping [Evidence IPI] [PMID 9345280]; GO_process: GO:0006397 - mRNA processing [Evidence IEA]; GO_process: GO:0098507 - polynucleotide 5' dephosphorylation [Evidence IEA,IEA]; GO_process: GO:0098501 - polynucleotide dephosphorylation [Evidence IDA] [PMID 9345280]; GO_process: GO:1900182 - positive regulation of protein localization to nucleus [Evidence IMP] [PMID 24205062]; GO_process: GO:0032968 - positive regulation of transcription elongation from RNA polymerase II promoter [Evidence IMP] [PMID 24172134]), which translates to MDIRNLIAPDEGRSDSITSSTTSSPDISRRPTKVAALLNDNIEGSPLDVLSTAAAQAAFSTRQNSVSSITNPVNVNNLVHGSTPISPVVSNSSRSSISQYHIDEEQRLGHYQQTQDHLRLQEIQQTTLRDQEDVRFREEQEQHRLRERQGQQILHDQQQELREQQYSSHQQEGQEQQYEVNRQQPSLHRGSLPSYHRSSTTQSPTQTVSEPSSQNSSVSHGRRAANGDSIPNSVDVSPRTTHKTVKPKRYSTPPIWAQKYRAANVHTHKGQSHMSNGNGAADSRSHSIVGSESGMISVSGLPMSMTGQLPFEDLTRKITEWVYSHLLQLGDDRKYVEVEFKLGTVHDKSTERRLELPIVTETLLRSDYAKAHTFFKAEMSDEQFNRANQLLDKLSGVISSFDDRPSRRRNMTSLSKLPDSKTRDVIYSSKSKAEKTRITYDQADNIIASISKRRISDLVIYSPGDLLDFRVSISVETPFEELNSLQRQRPDTIRNKNRQSFSQEGVQVDLTSVIYHNKAQNSSKELELELESDKLLLFFNSFQDKSDPKAMDKFEELIRLGVDNTRIVARRLSRES; encoded by the coding sequence ATGGATATTCGGAATCTAATTGCGCCAGATGAGGGCCGTAGCGACAGCATCACTAGTTCTACTACCAGCTCACCAGATATTAGTAGAAGACCTACCAAAGTAGCAGCACTTCTTAACGACAATATTGAGGGGTCGCCATTAGATGTGCTatcaacagctgctgctcaagcGGCTTTTAGCACACGTCAAAACAGTGTATCTTCTATTACAAACCCCGTTAATGTGAATAATTTGGTTCATGGAAGTACGCCGATTAGTCCAGTGGTATCAAACAGTTCGCGCTCAAGTATCAGTCAGTATCATATCGATGAGGAGCAACGATTAGGTCACTATCAACAAACCCAGGACCACCTCAGACTGCAAGAGATTCAACAGACAACTTTACGTGACCAAGAAGATGTGCGTTTTCGAGAAGAACAGGAACAACATCGCCTCCGTGAACGACAGGGACAGCAAATCCTTCACgatcaacaacaagaactGAGAGAACAACAATACTCTAGTCATCAACAGGAAGGACAGGAACAACAATACGAAGTGAATAGGCAACAACCATCTTTGCACCGGGGATCCCTTCCATCATATCATAGATCCTCAACTACCCAAAGTCCTACTCAGACCGTGAGTGAACCTAGTAGTCAAAATTCTAGTGTAAGCCATGGCCGACGGGCAGCTAATGGTGACTCAATCCCAAATTCTGTGGATGTTTCGCCAAGAACTACACATAAGACGGTAAAACCGAAGAGATACTCAACTCCACCTATATGGGCACAGAAGTACCGTGCCGCCAACGTCCATACTCACAAAGGGCAATCGCATATGtcaaatggaaatggagCTGCTGACTCTCGTTCGCATAGTATTGTCGGAAGTGAATCAGGGATGATCTCAGTATCTGGACTACCAATGAGTATGACTGGCCAGTTGCCATTTGAAGACCTCACTCGAAAAATAACTGAATGGGTTTATAGTCACCTTTTGCAATTAGGAGACGACCGTAAGTACGTCGAAGTTGAATTCAAGCTAGGGACTGTACATGACAAGAGCACAGAACGTCGACTTGAGCTACCAATCGTGACTGAAACATTACTCCGCTCAGATTATGCTAAGGCACATACATTTTTCAAAGCGGAGATGTCTGATGAACAGTTCAACCGGGCCAATCAGTTATTAGATAAATTATCTGGAGTCATTAGTAGCTTTGATGATAGGCCCTCTCGACGAAGAAATATGACCTCGCTATCGAAATTGCCGGACTCGAAAACAAGAGACGTGATATATTCAAGCAAGTCTAAGGCAGAAAAAACGCGAATCACATATGATCAAGCTGATAATATCATTGCTTCAATTTCGAAACGGAGGATTAGTGATCTGGTAATATATTCACCAGGAGACTTGCTTGACTTCCGCGTATCAATTTCAGTTGAGACTCCTTTCGAAGAGCTGAATTCTCTGCAGAGGCAACGACCTGACACAATTCGCAACAAAAACCGACAGTCATTCAGTCAGGAAGGGGTTCAAGTTGATCTCACATCTGTAATTTATCATAACAAAGCTCAAAACAGCTCGAAGGAGTTGGAACTAGAACTTGAATCCGATAAGTTGCTCCTGTTTTTCAACTCGTTTCAAGACAAGTCAGACCCAAAGGCTATGGATAAATTTGAAGAACTAATTCGACTTGGTGTAGACAACACTCGAATTGTAGCTCGGAGGCTCAGTCGTGAGTCTTAG
- the DAK2 gene encoding Dak2p (Dihydroxyacetone kinase; required for detoxification of dihydroxyacetone (DHA); involved in stress adaptation; GO_component: GO:0005575 - cellular_component [Evidence ND]; GO_function: GO:0005524 - ATP binding [Evidence IEA,IEA]; GO_function: GO:0004371 - glycerone kinase activity [Evidence IEA,IEA]; GO_function: GO:0004371 - glycerone kinase activity [Evidence IDA] [PMID 12401799]; GO_function: GO:0004371 - glycerone kinase activity [Evidence ISS] [PMID 9038161]; GO_function: GO:0016301 - kinase activity [Evidence IEA]; GO_function: GO:0000166 - nucleotide binding [Evidence IEA]; GO_function: GO:0016740 - transferase activity [Evidence IEA]; GO_function: GO:0050354 - triokinase activity [Evidence IEA]; GO_process: GO:0019588 - anaerobic glycerol catabolic process [Evidence IEA]; GO_process: GO:0097237 - cellular response to toxic substance [Evidence IMP] [PMID 12401799]; GO_process: GO:0019563 - glycerol catabolic process [Evidence ISS] [PMID 9038161]; GO_process: GO:0006071 - glycerol metabolic process [Evidence IEA,IEA]; GO_process: GO:0016310 - phosphorylation [Evidence IEA]): MSTKQFDYPSGAGNDIVLPALRALVQSSPWLKLIPSERVVYRTSETPKVSLISGGGSGHEPTHAGFVGTGLLDAAVAGHIFASPSTKQISAGLKAVEDNNGKGNKGSLIIVKNYTGDVLHFGLVAERAKARGSKVELVVVADDVSVGRTQGGLVGRRGLAGTVLVHKIAGAASQEGLELDEVAKIARSVIANTVTIAASLDHCSVPGRHFETNLNSNEIEIGMGIHNEPGMHKQSPIPSVEKLVCESLLPLLVDQNDKERSFVGISASDDLVLMVNNLGSISNLEILYIADVTLQQLKKKYNIVPKRIAVGAYITAMNGPGFSLTLLNASRAQKDISSANILNLFDQPAKASGWNQVAVSDEWKSFNVTNLEVPSPEETETNKHRHTKSSSVSADPDLFAEYLTSGIKQVLKEEPAITEYDTVAGDGDCGETLAAGGNAILAAIKGNDIRLDDGINALTDISDIVEDSMGGTSGGLYSIFLSALAQGVALSNSEVLDRPTLAFASKHALERLYVYTKARVGGRTLIDALDPFVHALGDQSKTFAQAVQAAVDGANKTRQLEAKFGRASYVSREELKKFDSENGLPDPGAIGLAALLKGFADVGKN, encoded by the coding sequence ATGTCCACCAAACAATTCGACTATCCATCAGGTGCCGGTAATGATATTGTCCTTCCAGCCTTACGAGCTTTGGTGCAGAGTTCCCCATGGTTGAAACTTATTCCCTCGGAGAGAGTCGTTTACAGAACTAGTGAAACGCCCAAGGTGAGTCTGATctctggtggtggtagtggtCATGAGCCTACTCATGCGGGTTTTGTAGGTACTGGCTTACTGGACGCTGCAGTAGCCGGACATATCTTTGCTTCTCCCTCTACCAAACAAATCTCTGCGGGTTTAAAGGCCGTGGAAGATAACAATGGCAAAGGCAACAAGGGTTCATTGATCATTGTCAAGAACTATACTGGTGATGTTCTTCATTTTGGCTTGGTCGCCGAAAGAGCCAAAGCTAGAGGATCTAAGGTCGAGCTAGTAGTCGTAGCTGATGATGTCTCTGTTGGTCGAACCCAGGGTGGTTTAGTTGGCAGAAGAGGCCTGGCTGGAACTGTTCTCGTCCACAAAATTGCTGGCGCTGCTTCTCAAGAAGGATTAGAGCTGGATGAGGTGGCAAAAATTGCTCGATCCGTCATTGCGAACACTGTTACTATTGCCGCTTCACTAGACCACTGTAGTGTTCCAGGTCGCCATTTTGAAACAAACTTGAATTCTAATGAGATTGAAATCGGTATGGGAATTCACAACGAACCAGGAATGCATAAGCAATCCCCTATTCCAAGCGTGGAAAAACTTGTATGCGAGAGCCTTTTGCCTCTTCTCGTAGACCAAAACGACAAGGAGAGATCCTTTGTCGGAATTTCTGCCAGTGATGATTTAGTGCTGATGGTCAACAATCTTGGCAGTATTTCTAATCTTGAGATACTTTATATCGCTGATGTCACTCTTCAacagttgaaaaagaagtacAACATTGTACCAAAAAGAATAGCTGTTGGCGCCTACATAACTGCTATGAATGGTCCAGGATTCAGTCTTACACTTTTAAACGCTTCCCGAGCTCAGAAAGATATCAGTTCTGCGAATATCTTGAATCTTTTTGACCAACCGGCCAAAGCTAGTGGATGGAATCAAGTTGCCGTGTCTGATGAATGGAAGTCGTTCAATGTTACAAACCTCGAAGTTCCGTCTCCCGAGGAGACCGAGACTAACAAGCACAGGCATACGAAATCGTCCTCTGTATCAGCAGACCCAGATTTATTTGCCGAGTATCTTACTTCCGGTATTAAGCAAGTTCTCAAAGAAGAACCTGCAATAACTGAATATGATAcagttgctggtgatgGGGATTGTGGTGAGACTTTGGCGGCTGGCGGCAATGCTATTCTTGCAGCCATCAAAGGGAATGATATTAGACTTGACGATGGTATTAATGCCCTTACTGATATCTCTGATATTGTCGAAGACTCGATGGGTGGCACATCAGGGGGGCtttattctatttttcTCTCTGCTCTTGCACAAGGTGTAGCTCTTTCTAATAGTGAAGTCTTAGACAGACCAACACTTGCATTTGCCTCTAAACATGCCTTGGAGAGGTTATATGTCTACACCAAGGCTCGTGTTGGTGGACGTACTCTTATTGATGCTTTGGATCCTTTTGTACATGCTCTTGGAGATCAATCGAAAACCTTCGCTCAGGCAGTTCAGGCTGCAGTGGACGGTGCAAATAAAACTCGCCAATTAGAGGCAAAGTTTGGTCGTGCTTCTTATGTTTCCCGCGAGGAACTGAAAAAGTTCGACTCTGAAAATGGTCTTCCCGACCCTGGTGCCATTGGTCTTGCCGCTTTGCTCAAGGGTTTTGCTGACGTTGggaaaaattaa
- the AZF1 gene encoding Azf1p (Zinc-finger transcription factor; involved in diauxic shift; in the presence of glucose, activates transcription of genes involved in growth and carbon metabolism; in nonfermentable carbon sources, activates transcription of genes involved in maintenance of cell wall integrity; relocalizes to the cytosol in response to hypoxia; GO_component: GO:0005829 - cytosol [Evidence IDA] [PMID 22932476]; GO_component: GO:0005634 - nucleus [Evidence IEA,IEA]; GO_component: GO:0005634 - nucleus [Evidence IDA] [PMID 16467472]; GO_component: GO:0005634 - nucleus [Evidence IDA] [PMID 22932476]; GO_component: GO:0005634 - nucleus [Evidence IDA] [PMID 9799362]; GO_function: GO:0003677 - DNA binding [Evidence IEA]; GO_function: GO:0000978 - RNA polymerase II core promoter proximal region sequence-specific DNA binding [Evidence IDA] [PMID 11839825]; GO_function: GO:0000978 - RNA polymerase II core promoter proximal region sequence-specific DNA binding [Evidence IDA,IMP] [PMID 16467472]; GO_function: GO:0001077 - RNA polymerase II core promoter proximal region sequence-specific DNA binding transcription factor activity involved in positive regulation of transcription [Evidence IDA,IMP] [PMID 11839825]; GO_function: GO:0046872 - metal ion binding [Evidence IEA,IEA]; GO_function: GO:0003676 - nucleic acid binding [Evidence IEA]; GO_function: GO:0043565 - sequence-specific DNA binding [Evidence IDA] [PMID 19111667]; GO_process: GO:0071322 - cellular response to carbohydrate stimulus [Evidence IMP] [PMID 11839825]; GO_process: GO:0071322 - cellular response to carbohydrate stimulus [Evidence IMP] [PMID 16467472]; GO_process: GO:0060237 - regulation of fungal-type cell wall organization [Evidence IMP] [PMID 16467472]; GO_process: GO:0006357 - regulation of transcription from RNA polymerase II promoter [Evidence IDA,IMP] [PMID 11839825]; GO_process: GO:0006355 - regulation of transcription, DNA-templated [Evidence IEA]; GO_process: GO:0006351 - transcription, DNA-templated [Evidence IEA]): MNQYRQLPPQWNNSNPSMMNPAATQPISRLPGYNIQSASYHQMMENQQQQQPQAQQQFQYSYQPTSYQTQAQVQAQQSQQQPISTSNRLWQQQQVASQQVPTSSTTTANAAFLLSDNTYAGNTGTSAAAGSTTGAYDTQATNRSNTVTGLSRQSPSAGVYGFATGSENQSSSSGTTGNASHLQYFMNSGTTAATPGATNTGGYYGTPQLPLPGAQSRPNASGQTSTSATGANSATSGTPYAHHYQPIPSARQSSPQQHAQQQAQLHQQPQIQRQQLPQQQQQQQQQQQQQQQQAPQPPQYQQPTSTAYVDEIALGIQRGRHHQQQQQQQQQQHQHQIQQPQSQPQLQHQHQHQHQLQQHQLQQHQLQHQQQQQQPQAQAQQAHQAQHLQTQAPKANEEEPKAKRARTRKRPTKKELLAQKAAEEAEAQAQLQAQQQAQQQAQQQAQQHAQQQAQRQAQQQHVAQHAQQPETDAKPGLESEPKVGSTNIDHMMLIIQAQNKVAEKVAKGEINDPSKLDEKLLMPSKGSMNGGVGKRSNDTLLKYRCSYPDCNKSFSQKTHLDIHGRSHTGERPYLCDYPGCGKTFSQRGNLRTHRRSHTGEKPYECDVCGRQFAQRGNFRAHKLIHENYRPFVCKLDSCNKSFTQLGNLKAHQNKFHADSVAALAQKFKFYSTIAIERIPREDLELFKYFGELYKNANRGIKGRGKDVKIIRDPSLQTQSKPSRSEQRKQQTTSTQAKQEPAPQQQPQVQQLTQQLPQQPAQQQQPQQPQSQAGQISQPSQVSHQIPSHQAQVPSQPGQLPAGQLPPQYYQSQAQNPMLGPSLFPGDTFHMGY; the protein is encoded by the coding sequence ATGAATCAATATCGTCAGCTTCCACCACAATGGAACAACAGCAACCCTAGTATGATGAatcctgctgctactcAGCCTATATCGAGGCTCCCAGGTTATAACATCCAGTCAGCCAGCTATCATCAAATGATGgaaaatcaacaacagcagcaacctcaggctcagcagcagtttcaaTATAGCTATCAACCTACATCTTACCAAACCCAGGCTCAAGTACAAGCACAGCAATCACAGCAACAACCCATCTCTACGTCCAATAGACTctggcaacagcaacaagtGGCTTCCCAACAGGTCCCTACCTCTTCTACTACTACGGCAAATGCTGCCTTTTTGCTTTCTGACAACACTTATGCTGGAAACACTGGGACTTCTGCCGCAGCGGGTTCTACTACAGGAGCGTACGATACCCAAGCGACTAATCGGTCTAATACTGTGACTGGTCTTAGTCGACAATCTCCTTCAGCTGGTGTCTATGGGTTTGCTACCGGGTCTGAAAATCAGTCTTCTTCTAGCGGTACGACTGGTAATGCGTCTCATTTACAATATTTTATGAATAGCGGTACCACTGCTGCAACTCCTGGAGCTACCAACACCGGTGGTTATTACGGAACGCCACAACTGCCGCTCCCAGGTGCCCAAAGTAGGCCGAATGCTAGTGGGCAAACTTCGACGagtgctactggtgctaaTTCTGCCACCTCAGGTACACCATATGCTCATCATTACCAACCTATTCCCAGTGCTAGACAGTCATCTCCCCAACAGCACGCACAGCAGCAAGCCCAACTCCATCAACAACCTCAGATTCAGCGCCAACAGTTgcctcaacagcagcaacagcaacaacaacaacagcagcagcagcagcagcaggctcCACAACCGCCTCAATACCAACAGCCGACTAGCACAGCTTATGTGGATGAAATTGCTCTAGGAATACAACGAGGAAggcatcaccagcagcaacagcagcagcagcaacaacagcaccaacaTCAAATCCAGCAGCCACAGTCACAGCCTCAATTGcaacatcagcaccagcatcagcaccagcttcagcaacatcaattacaacagcaccagcttcaacaccaacaacaacagcaacagcctCAGGCTCAGGCACAGCAGGCTCATCAAGCTCAGCATTTGCAAACTCAAGCTCCAAAGgctaatgaagaagagcctAAGGCCAAAAGAGCCAGGACTAGAAAGAGGCCTACCAAGAAAGAGTTACTGGCTCAAAaggcagcagaagaagcagaggcTCAAGCCCAATTGCAGGCCCAACAACAGgctcagcagcaggctcaacaacaagctCAGCAACATGCTCAGCAACAAGCTCAGCGCCAGGcccaacagcagcatgtGGCTCAACATGCTCAACAGCCAGAAACTGATGCCAAACCTGGTTTGGAGTCTGAGCCAAAGGTGGGCTCCACGAATATTGACCATATGATGTTGATCATTCAAGCACAAAACAAGGTTGCTGAGAAAGTCGCCAAAGGAGAGATTAACGATCCATCTAAGCTCGACGaaaagctgttgatgccATCTAAAGGTAGCATGAATGGTGGTGTAGGCAAGCGGTCTAATGATACTCTTTTGAAGTACAGATGTTCATATCCTGATTGCAATAAGTCTTTCAGTCAAAAAACGCATCTTGACATTCACGGCCGTTCGCACACTGGAGAAAGACCATACTTATGCGACTATCCTGGCTGTGGTAAGACGTTCTCCCAAAGAGGAAACCTAAGAACTCATCGTCGCTCTCATACTGGTGAGAAGCCCTACGAGTGTGATGTTTGTGGCCGCCAGTTTGCCCAACGAGGTAATTTCCGTGCCCATAAACTCATCCATGAGAATTATAGACCTTTTGTGTGTAAGCTCGATTCCTGTAACAAGAGTTTCACACAACTGGGAAATCTCAAAGCCCATCAAAACAAATTCCATGCAGATAGTGTAGCTGCTCTCGCACAAAAGTTCAAATTTTACAGcacaattgcaattgaaaGAATTCCTCGTGAAGACCTCGAATTATTCAAGTACTTCGGTGAATTGTATAAGAATGCCAATCGTGGTATCAAGGGTCGGGGTAAGGATGTTAAAATTATACGAGATCCTTCACTACAAACACAAAGTAAGCCTAGTAGGTCTGAACAACGGAAGCAACAAACTACATCAACGCAAGCTAAACAGGAACCTGCtccacaacagcaaccTCAGGTGCAACAGCTTACGCAACAGTTGCCTCAACAACCGgcacaacagcagcaaccgcAACAGCCCCAATCACAGGCAGGTCAGATCTCACAACCATCGCAGGTCTCTCATCAAATTCCGAGCCATCAGGCTCAAGTGCCTTCGCAACCGGGCCAATTACCTGCTGGACAATTACCGCCTCAGTATTATCAGTCCCAAGCGCAAAATCCTATGCTAGGACCTTCACTCTTCCCAGGAGACACCTTTCATATGGGATATTAA